AACGacattgttttcttcattttgcCCAGGCTCATCACGAACGCCATGAGAACACACAATTGAGGAATGAGAATGAAAAACTTCGTGCCGAAAACATAAGGTATAAAGAAGCCCTTAGCACTGCTACATGTCCAAATTGTGGAGGGCCGGCTGCCATTGGCGAAATGTCTTTtgatgagcagcacttgaggattgaAAATGCTCGTCTAAGAGAAGAGGTACTTAATCAAAACCTATGCCTCAAGAATGGCGAATTCAGAATTTAGAGTCGTTAAGTTCAATTTTTAAATATGTCAATTTTTGTCCCACAAAGGCGCGTGTTTATATAATAGAGGTGGCAAAAGAACGAGTTTGATTCAAATTTCGGGGGTTAAAAATGGATCAAATTAATAAACGGGCGGAGGTCAAGGTGGATTGGGTTAAGATGGTAATGGGTTTGCATTTTGACGCAATGATTGCAATATTTTAAGAAGAATTAATCTAAATAGCTGCCCACCTaatcacttaaactaaaaataaccgacagatgtataatatatgtataattcatataTTCTATGTGTATAAATATGTATAATCGGTGTATATTCTATGTATATTGGCTATTTGTGTTAAAATCCCATATTTTAACCCGTTTTGCCTCAATACTTTGATGGATCATTTCGGGTTTAGCAGTTTGGTCAATTCAACAAACAGGTCATAACCCATCTGGTTTAAATTTGGGTGGGTTGGGCATGTTATTAAAAGAATAAGTTTATTTTGCCACCTCTAATGTATAGACAGTCCATGTTATCACTGCTAATTACATAATTTAATTTTATGGTTCTTGTAGATTGACAGGATATCTGGGATTGCAGCAAAATATGTTGGGAAACCAATGCTTAATTATCCTCAACTTCCTTCTCCTATACCACCAACTCGTTCACTTGATCTTGGAGTGGCAAGTTTTGGTCATCAATTAGGAGAAATGTACAATGCTGGTGACCTTCTTAGATCAATTTCTGGCCCTACAGATGCCGATAAACCAATGATTATTGAACTAGCTGTTGCAGCAATGGAGGAATTAATTAGACTGGCTGAAACTAGAGAACCCTTGTGGATTCAAAGTTCAGAAAATTCCGCTGAGATTTTAAGTGAGGAGGAATATGCTCGGACATTTCCTCGAGGGGTTGGACCAAAGTCATTGGGATTAAAATCTGAAGCGTCACGAGAATCGGCCGTTGTCATTATGAATCACATTAATTTAGTGGAAATTTTGATGGATGTGGTAGGAATTGTATTATATAGTCTTGATTATGCAATTATATATTTTGGTGTTCAACTACTAATTAACGATAAATGTCGTAATGATTTCAGAACCAATGGACAAGTTTTTTCGCTGGGCTAGTATCAAAAGCAACGACTTTGGAAGTCTTATCGACTGGCGTCGCAGGAAACTACAATGGAGCTTTGCAAGTGGTAtgatttaaattttattaattcaccccccacccccaccccaatCCACCCCCAAAAAGAGTAATTGTTAAAGAAATGTTTATATTAGGGATTAGATGGTGTGTCACATGACTGGGTTGGACTATATTTGAGCGGATTAAAATAATAAATGGAGTTGAATGATAATAAACAATCCGCGgtcaatattttttatttaattatttgttcTGTTGTAGGAgtaaattatttatttacaaaGTCAAGGTATTAAAtaccttttatttaattaaatttaaactcataaaattaatttttctatATTTTGATGACTTCTTTTATGAGTCAATTTAAGCTACATGTGTACCTCAATTTAGCCCAATCTTTTAGATGGGCTAATCTAACTCACCCAAGTTTGGACAGGTAGAATTAATTACATTTTTTACCCTAATTGACATCCCTAAAATGAGAAAAAGTCTTATTCTCTATTAGAGTATCTCGGCCTAGAgtatcttctttctttttttcttttctttttttataataaCTGTGATATTCGGATCAACTTGCCGTACTTTACTTTCTAATACCTGTTTGttgttatttttcacttttagatGACAGCTGAGTTCCAAGTCCCCTCACCGCTTGTTCCAACTCGTGAAAACTATTTCGTAAGATACTGTAAACAACATGCTGATGGGACTTGGGCAGTGGTTGATGTTTCCTTAGACAATTTGCGCCCTACTTCAGTAGTGTCACGTTGTAGAAGAAGGCCATCTGGTTGTTTAATTCAAGAATTGCCAAATGGTTACTCTAAGGTAAAGCCACTCCTAAAATTCTAACAGTTTCACACTATACATTGTACTTCAATAAAATTAACTTACATACATATTTACAATAGTAATCTATTTTAATCGGTTATAACAGATAACGTGGATCGAACATGTTGAGGTGGACGATAGAGCTGTACACAGCATCTATAGACCTCTTGTGAATTCAGGCCTCGCGTTTGGAGCTAAACGATGGGTAGCAACATTAGATAGACAATGTGAACGACTTGCAAGTGTAATGGCCAATAACATCCCAACTGGAGATGGTACGTAtaattttaaaacttgtggtGTTAAACAAgtcataacatttgtgtggctataattttTTTGAAAGTTGTGGTGTTAAACATGCCCGAGTGATTGTGTGTCTATAAAAGCTTCTCACTAAAGGTAGtattagaagtttaagttgaactgtttttaaatttagaaaggaATCATTCTTTATGGAACATACTAATAAGGAGATAGGTTCTCGTAAACTGGAACAAAGCGAGTACTAATCTTAGCATACAATGAGCTTGTTCAGTTGACCCTCTTACTGTGAACCCcactatatatataaaattgGAGAGAGGGAGTAATTGGAAATTAAATTTTCTTGAAATCATGATTTCTCTTGTTTAATTCTGTGCAGTCATTACAAGTCCAGAAGGTAGAAAAAGTATGTTAAAACTTGCTGAGAGAATGGTGATGAGCTTTTGTGCGGGCGTTGGTGCATCAACGGCTCACACATGGACAACATTATCTGGAAGTGGTGCTGATGATGTGAGAGTAATGACCAGAAAGAGTATAGATGATCCAGGAAGACCTCCTGGTATTGTACTGAGTGCAGCTACTTCATTTTGGCTGCCAGTTCCTACTAAGAGAGTTTTTGACTTTCTTCGGAATGAGAATTCGAGAAATGAGGTAAATATTGATGAAGCAATTGATTTGCATATATTATACATGCACATCATTTtcattttttaattatatataggGATAGTGAAAGGGGATTATTATACGGTAAGGAAGCAAACCCTCACCAACAAAGTGAAAGTTCTGATAATTAACCAACTGAGTTACTACGATTTCTGAACCGTGTGCAGTGGGATATTCTTTCAAATGGTGGCCTAGTTCAAGAAATGGCACATATTGCAAATGGTCGTGATTCTGGCAACAGTGTCTCTCTACTGCGCGTTAATGTAAGTACTCTATATATCTGCTTCTCTCTTAAGAAATTGTTAAGAAAGGGAGCCtcggcgtaactggtaaagttgctgccatgtgccctggtcacgggttcgagccgtggaaacaacctcttgcagaaatgcaggataAGCCTGCGTACAACAGACTCTTGTGGTCTGGCCCTtctccggaccccgcgcatagcgggagcttagtacacTGGGCTGCCTTTTGCTAAGAAATTGCTTGCCGGGCAGATGGATCCAATTTATTACACAATTTTTTTATTAATGAGATGGCTATCGAAAATTATATCCTACTTGACATCAGAATATTTTATATCAGAAACAAGAAATGCTAATGAAATTGGGAATTTAATTTCTTATTGTAGAGTGGAAACTCAAGCCAGAATAATATGCTGATACTCCAAGAGAGTTGCACTGATTCAACCGGCTCGTACGTTATTTACGCGCCGGTTGATATAGCAGCAATGAATGTGGTATTAAGTGGTGGCGATCCTGATTATGTGGCTCTTTTGCCTTCTGGTTTTGCAATACTCCCTGACGGTTCTGCTACTACTAATGGTGTTGGAATTAATCTTGAGACTAATTCTGCGGGTGGTTCGTTACTCACTGTTGCATTTCAGATATTAGTTGATTCAGTCCCAACTGCGAAACTATCGCTTGGATCAGTTGCAACTGTTAATAGTCTCATCAAATGCACTGTTGAAAGGATCAAAGCTTCCATAGTATGCGAAAGCGCATAATGCTAATCTGAGGTAACACTTTGTTATATAAGTTTTATCTGTTAAGATGCATCATATACGTGTTTGGATAATTTATTTGGAAAATTTTGTGTAAAACAAagcttttctttgttttgttaAGTGTTCACAAAAATGATTTTCTGAGAAGTGGTCAAAAGAAGTTCTCTAAGATGTTTTAGAAATCTGATGGGATAAGCTGGCCCAAAGATACATTTCTACAAAGAATATCCATATATAGCATTTTTTTCCCCTTTCAATTGTCAATGTAAGACTTTGTTCTTACATCCAACAAaagctaattaaataaataaataattccatcAACAAACACCTTAGGGAACATGTATGCAACGAGTTCAACTGAATACATTGATTTTGACTGGAATTATACTCATACATGTAAAATGTTCTTAAAATCACACAATTACTAGATATGAACTTAATGAGTTTAAATTTTGGTTTAGACTTTGCCCGTATGTTATGGTGTTATTTATCAAGTATTTTCTTACTcactccgtcccaatttatgtgatactATTTTCTTTAGTTAGTCCccaatgacacatttct
The DNA window shown above is from Nicotiana tomentosiformis chromosome 8, ASM39032v3, whole genome shotgun sequence and carries:
- the LOC104103412 gene encoding homeobox-leucine zipper protein MERISTEM L1 isoform X2, whose amino-acid sequence is MFQQNMFDSHNFLLDLSHKTSENEMDLIRDDEFESKSGADTTELAPSGDDQDPNKRPKKKQYHRHTQHQIQELEAFFKECPHPDDKQRKDLGKRLGLEPLQIKFWFQNKRTQMKAHHERHENTQLRNENEKLRAENIRYKEALSTATCPNCGGPAAIGEMSFDEQHLRIENARLREEIDRISGIAAKYVGKPMLNYPQLPSPIPPTRSLDLGVASFGHQLGEMYNAGDLLRSISGPTDADKPMIIELAVAAMEELIRLAETREPLWIQSSENSAEILSEEEYARTFPRGVGPKSLGLKSEASRESAVVIMNHINLVEILMDVNQWTSFFAGLVSKATTLEVLSTGVAGNYNGALQVMTAEFQVPSPLVPTRENYFVRYCKQHADGTWAVVDVSLDNLRPTSVVSRCRRRPSGCLIQELPNGYSKITWIEHVEVDDRAVHSIYRPLVNSGLAFGAKRWVATLDRQCERLASVMANNIPTGDVITSPEGRKSMLKLAERMVMSFCAGVGASTAHTWTTLSGSGADDVRVMTRKSIDDPGRPPGIVLSAATSFWLPVPTKRVFDFLRNENSRNEWDILSNGGLVQEMAHIANGRDSGNSVSLLRVNSGNSSQNNMLILQESCTDSTGSYVIYAPVDIAAMNVVLSGGDPDYVALLPSGFAILPDGSATTNGVGINLETNSAGGSLLTVAFQILVDSVPTAKLSLGSVATVNSLIKCTVERIKASIVCESA
- the LOC104103412 gene encoding homeobox-leucine zipper protein PROTODERMAL FACTOR 2 isoform X1, with amino-acid sequence MCLHLRTYLPFHSPNDLKSLVSFAKKEKFVKMFQQNMFDSHNFLLDLSHKTSENEMDLIRDDEFESKSGADTTELAPSGDDQDPNKRPKKKQYHRHTQHQIQELEAFFKECPHPDDKQRKDLGKRLGLEPLQIKFWFQNKRTQMKAHHERHENTQLRNENEKLRAENIRYKEALSTATCPNCGGPAAIGEMSFDEQHLRIENARLREEIDRISGIAAKYVGKPMLNYPQLPSPIPPTRSLDLGVASFGHQLGEMYNAGDLLRSISGPTDADKPMIIELAVAAMEELIRLAETREPLWIQSSENSAEILSEEEYARTFPRGVGPKSLGLKSEASRESAVVIMNHINLVEILMDVNQWTSFFAGLVSKATTLEVLSTGVAGNYNGALQVMTAEFQVPSPLVPTRENYFVRYCKQHADGTWAVVDVSLDNLRPTSVVSRCRRRPSGCLIQELPNGYSKITWIEHVEVDDRAVHSIYRPLVNSGLAFGAKRWVATLDRQCERLASVMANNIPTGDVITSPEGRKSMLKLAERMVMSFCAGVGASTAHTWTTLSGSGADDVRVMTRKSIDDPGRPPGIVLSAATSFWLPVPTKRVFDFLRNENSRNEWDILSNGGLVQEMAHIANGRDSGNSVSLLRVNSGNSSQNNMLILQESCTDSTGSYVIYAPVDIAAMNVVLSGGDPDYVALLPSGFAILPDGSATTNGVGINLETNSAGGSLLTVAFQILVDSVPTAKLSLGSVATVNSLIKCTVERIKASIVCESA